CCCTTCTCTACCAACGCTGGGGGCCTTCCGGCTCGTGTATTGTAAGCTCCCAATTGCGAATACTCACCACCATAAGTTCCATAGCGATTGAAAATACTATTTGACTCATAAGGGCTACCAAACTCACCATACTTATTACAAATAGATTCTTTCCCGTAGGCATCATTAGTCACCAGCCCCAGGTACGAGCCATCGCCACCCATAATCACAGTTTGAGCATTGGCGACAGCAGGTGCAAGAACCGCAAGGGCAAAACAGAGTGCAGAAAGCTTTTTCATCAGGAGAGATACTAATGGCTTCCTCTAGTCTCCCCACCAACATGAGCTGATGACCTCAGAAAAACCACTTTGGCTAATATGAATTTTCTCCAAAGATGGCACCCCCTAATCCCCAATACCCAATACCCAATTTCCAAAAAACGCGATCGCACTTCCCCTTAAGAGTGCGATCGCACCTCCTCATCTCCCTCATCCCCCCTGCTCCCTATTCCTCAATTACATGTGTAATAAATGTCTAAATGATGTTACATTACATATGTAAAAATTCCCACAGGTCGCGTTTGAAACGGAGACTGTCACAAACCCCATCCCCCTCATCTCCCCTGCTCCCCTACTCCCCCGCTCCCCATCTCCCCATCCCCCCATCTCCCCACTCCCTACTTCAACAAATCATCACCAGCAATGACCGTCGTGTAGAAGACGTAATCACGATCAGTCTTATAACGGCGGTCTTGTTTGATTATCGCCATAAACTCTCGGTGTCCCTCTCGTCTACGCCCAACTAGGCAACCGGCAGAAGCCCGACCAATATCATTTTCAGGAAGATCGTAACCATAATGCTGGTTAACCCCAAATAGTCCTGTATCCAAATTATCGTTAGTTCTGACAAAATCTTTGTTCTTATCCCGATGCACCGTAATCGGCGCAACCTGAATCAGGGCCTCGTGGGGTTCTGAATTTCCATGAGTCCCCACAGACCAGGCTGCATACTGCCCAAACTTGATCCGAGCAGCGCCATCGGGATTCATCGGATTCACCGTGTAATAGCGTCCTGGCTCCGTGGTGCTTTGCCAGTGATTCACAATTGTAGGAACACCATCCACCACCTCAATAACAAGCCTGCGGTCATTGAACCAATTTGGCTTGTCATCGTTGAGAGTCCAATTTTCGCTTACTCCTTCCAGGTAAACGATGTTGTATTCTTTGGGATTTGTGAAAACTTTGTAATTTTTTGCCAGCATGTATCTAACGATTTTGCTAGCAATATCATCACTTAATTGTAGTTCTGGCATTTTAGCTATATAACTCTCTATAGCTAAAATGCCCAGGCGCTTCTAAGTGAGTTCTGGGAAAATTTCACTCTTACTCAAGATTGTAGTTCTTGAAATCGATCATATTCTTCAGGTGTGAGTATGCCTAAATCCTCAGCCATCCATAGGCAAACAAGCTCTTCTGAAGCTTCATACAGAATACCCTTCCCCCCGCAAAAATCACACTGTTTATCTTGCGGCAATCCCTTGCCGTTACACTTGGGGCAATTAGTTATATTATGTTCACTCATTTCAATAGTGCGATCGCACGATTTTAATTAGTTTAGTTAAGTCCAAGTTATGAAGTGCGATCGCAGCGATCGCATGGTTTAAATCATCAACAATTTGCTGACAAATTATCATTGCATCATTTACATCAGGACTTACGCAACTGGCACAGGCGATCGCTAAAATTGAGTACAGATGTATTGAATAATGGACGCAACTGGCACAGGCGATCGCATTTCTACAAGACATATGTACTAGCAAAGATGAGCTTACTAACAAGGGGCTTGCGAAAATTAGTTAAAGTCGTGTCTCTGTGTGAAGCCTTGTTCAAATTATGAGAAAATAGAGTTAAGGATTCATAAAATAAACCTTGTATTTTATGAGATTTACTAAACTTAACTATTGCCAATACTTGTTGAGCAGTCAGATTAATTATACAGTCACGAATTTGGCAGAGCATTTAGATCAGATCAGTCATGATAAAATTAACCGTTATCTCAAAAATGAAAAGTTAACACCTCGTTTGCTTTGGGATAATGTTAAAGATATCGTCCAAGTGAGTGATACTGCATATCTAGTTTTTGATGACACGGTGCTGGATAAACGATACGCCACAGAAATAGAGACAAGTAAACGACAATATAGTGGCAACCAACATGGTGTAATCCAGGGTATCGGCTTAATAAATTGTATATATGTCAATCATGAAGAAGGAAAATTTTGGGTGGTTGACTATCGTATTTATGACCCAGACTCAGATGGTAAAACTAAAATAGACCATGTAACAGAAATGCTGCAAAACCTTGTATATCATAAGGTTTTACCATTCCAAGCTGTGTTAATGGACAGTTGGTATGCCACAAATAAATTAATGTTATACATTGATGGCTTAGGAAAATATTATTATTGTCCTTTGAAACGTAATCGACTTGTAGATGATACTAATTGTCTTGAAAATTATAAAAGGATTGAATCATTATCTTGGAATGAGGAGGAGTTGATATCAGGTAAAATAATAAAAATAAAAAAGTTTCCTCAAGCTAAAAAAGTGAAACTATTCCGAGTAACTGTCTCGACCGACAGAACGGATTTTATCGCTACAAACGATTTATCTCAAGATTCTACGGATGTTGTACAAAAAGTGTGTAAGGTTCGATGGAAAATTGAAGAGTTTCACCGCGAATTAAAGCAATTGACTGGCATTGAATCATGTCAATGCCGTAAGGGTCGTATTCAAAGAAATCATATCGCCTGCGCTATTTTAGTCTGGCTTCGGCTCAAAAATTTAGCTTATATAACTGGTCAAACAATTTATCAAATTAAGCATGGACTACTATCTAATTATTTAGTTCAGCAACTAAAACGTCCGGCTGTTCCTATGTTTATCGCGTAGTTGTTTAGGCGCACGGCGCGGTTACACCGCACCATTGCTTGTGACAGTTGCGTAAGTCCTGCTCTAGCAAGCGAGATTGGGCGGACTGTTCAACCTCGGATAAAGCCGTCTCGCGCCACTTCTCTCTATGGGCGGCGGCTACAAGTTCAACTTTCTTGGGTAATCCGGGAAGTTTTCCCAGTGTCCAGCCAGAGATGCCGAGGCTAATGATTGCGGTGGGAAACAAAACGGTAGGTTCATAAATTCCCACAAGAAGGATACCAAGGCTGATGGCCTCCGCGGCTACTACCTGAAGATTCCCGCCCCATACCCTACCACTGCCACCAACAGAGCGCCTGCTTTGAGCCATATCTCTTTAGATGTTGGATTGATTTCTCCGTAATGCTTTTGCCAATGCCACCAGCCATATAGAGCCAGACAGAAGGCTGTGAACAAAAGAAAAAGGTGCGGCTTGAAGATCAAAGTTAGCCTACTCAAAACCACCGCACCACTAAAAACTACTGTGTAAAGGGCTAGCCAATACATTTCACAGAATTAAGTTCAGTTCGCGTTTTGGAGGAATCAAGCTGGAGATATTTTGCATGAGGTCGGGGAGTGTTACCCGAACTTCAATGCCGTCAATTCGCCGTATTACTTCTTGATGGTCAAGCCCTTGGCGTTTGACTTGATTGGCTGTCATCAACTCCTCCAGTTCCATCTTGGCTTTGGTCAAGTTCTCGCGCTTCTTCTCCAGTTCGATGTTTTGACGTTCGATTTCAACGGGGATGGACGCGATCGCAGTCCTTGCCTCATTGCGAGAAATGCGATTCTCTGCGACGGCTCCTTGAAACTTGTTCCAGGTCGTTGAGGCTTTGGTAAGGGCAGTTGCCGCAGTGATTTGAGCTTGTCCCGCCTCGAATAGCTTCTGATGAGCGGTGTGCTTTTTCTTGAGAGTTTCCTGTTCTGCTGCTAGCACATCCCAGGAGTTACCAATATTTTTGTATCTGGCGACAATAACATCTTTGTCCTGGGTGGTCATCCCATTGGGAGGAACAGAGAGCCGTTGATTCTGCGGCTTGGCAGGATTGGTGTAATTGTCGCCCGTCAGCAAGTGGGGCGCTATTACTGTGCTGGTGGTGCTTGGACGCACTCCATTATTCTGATTCGCTCCTGAGTTATCGCTTGTTTTTCCCATACTGCTTTTTGTCCATTCATGTCTTGATGTTGTTTAAACAAAACTCCTCCAGCCGCAGCAATACACAACAAAGCTGCACCCAAGCCTAATATCGGCATGAGATTTTGAGCCGTGGAAGTTGTAGGAGGGCGATTAGTAGCAAACACCGGTTGCCAGCCAATCATGTTGGTTTGATCAACCTCTGGGTGTGGCTGCATTCCTTGTACTCCTATGAGGTAGAGGAAGATGTACCAGTTAAGTCGCCAGAGGAGGGAGGCAGCGCTGGCATTTGCACTGGCTTGCCCTCCAATAGCGCTGCATACCTCGCTTCCAAAGGGGCGCACATCCCCCTGGTGAGCGCTTCGCTAAATGCTGGCGTCAGGTCGCCATAATCGCCGGCTGCGAAGTCTTCCATGAGCATCATGAAAGCTTGAGGAACGACGACTTGTTTCATGCTGTCTTTTAGTGCCACCGACATCGACATGAGGGTGTCGTTAATCTGTCCACCAGCCGATTGTGCCGCCTGCGGGGTTGGCTTTGGCTTGTCGCTGCTGTCAGATGTTTCTCCTGCTCTCCCGGTTCTACGATTGGTCACGCCAAAAATCCTCCATGTGTTGTTTAATTAAGTCCTTTGCCCTTTCTTTACGTTGCATCTTTACTAGTTGGGTGTATTGGTAAATAATTTCTGCACTGGTGCGGTCAAATCCTGTGCTGTAGAAGTACCATTCAAATTTCGGTACTTTCAACCCGATTAAGTCATTGCGATATCTCTCCAGGGTAGAGAGAGAAACATCGCATAGACCGCACATCACCTTGGTCGGAAAAAATTCAACCTCTGGTGATACATCATTCAGTGAGAGAATTTTGGGGAACTGTTGAACCACCTTTCATAATTTCGTCAAAATTTCGTCAGTTGATGCCAAATAAAAAACCGCCCTCTTGGGCGGCTATTGAGGCTTAGCCATTGAAAATGATTATTCACTAACTCCTTGTATCTCCCGTACAGGGCGGCCTTTACGTAATGCTTCGCCGTTGCCGACGAAACTACCTGGACGCGGTTCTTGTTGCTGGAGCCTATGTATTTGAAGGGAATGGGGATTAGAGACTGGGGACTGGGAGTCCCCCCATCCTCTAAGCCGCTCGTACCCCTCGTTCAACTCGGAACTGTTCTACAGCAATCTGGTGTTTACATTTCGCGCCCCTCCAATGACAATCTCCACATTCACAGCGATCGCGCGGGTCAAGTTGCCCAGGGCGCACTGTGTAGTAGTTGGACTTAGACTTCACCACATACTCTCCACCATGCACCTCTGTTACTTCCACCTCGACTGAACCTTGCTTCCTTAGGCTCGTGTGGTCAGCCAGGAATGCTGTCTTGCTCAAAAAGGTAGAACACCGTCCGCCGTTGGCTCTGTAAGTTACCTGGATGCAATTTTTGAATTCGCGGATTGCTTCAATCTTGGTTGCGAAGGGTAACAAGCGGAGAGCGGCGGCTTTGGTGTACATGGTAGGGAGTGGGAAAAATTCTCACTGCCCTTATAGATATAATTTATCTCCTGTAGAGATACAATGTCAACTATTAAAGCATAGAATATAGCTCTTATAGATATAAAATCATTAGAAGTACCGTAATTGTGCTATTTTGAGGCGATTAGTAAGATGGAGGGATGAAAAAAATGTACTGCCGTCTAGCGATTCTCATGGCTGAAAAAGACCCCCAACTGTCACAGCGACAGCTGGCGTTTGAAACTGGACTAGATGCCATGACAATTAACCGACTATTTACCAATCGGTTTAATCGCGTCGATAGCACTACAGTTGAGGCTTTATGCAATTACTTTAATAAGGATGTGGGCGATCTTTTTGAAATGAGGAAACCGGAAGATATTCCACAAGGACGTAAAAAGCGTGGGACAGAAGAGACATCTGTAGCCTAGTGCGATCGCACTCCCCCATCCCCCTCATCTAAATATTCAAGTCAACTGACAACTGACAACTGACCACTGACAACCGACGCGCGATCGCACCTTTGGCAACTGACAACTGACAACTGACCACTGACAACCGACGCGCGATCGCATCCATTAACTACAGTGGGAAAATTACCCAGTACTGTATTAAATATTTCTTAGGAAAACTAAGTAATTTATGGTATGGAAATAATAAAGGGCTGACGAGTTGCGCTGTCAGCCCCTTGTATCTTTCAAATTCCACAACCATTATGACAGACATCTATAAAGTTAGTCGAGAAGTTAACGGCGTTGTTATTGACCAGCGTGTTGAGGATGGATTCATCAATGGCACCGCAATGTGTGCTGCAAACGGAAAGGAAATTAAGTTTTGGCTCCAAAACAAAGAGACCTTTAGCTTGTTTGCGGAACTAGCAAATATTGAATGTATAAAAACAAACGTTGGAATTATACCTGATTCAGACAGGGCAAGGCTTTCAGTCACAAGGTACGGGCAAATTTTTCCAGAGTTGATATTCACTAAGCGTGGTTCCCCAGAAAATGGTGGCGGCACTTGGCTGCATCCAGACTTAGCGATTCAACTGGCTCAATGGTGTAGCCCTCGTTTTGCTCTTCAAGTTTCCCGATGGGTACGAGAGTGGATGACCACAGGACAAAATCCTCTAATATCATCAACGACTCGCTTAAACTCCTCTGGTGTGATTTTCTCGAAGGGAGCAATTACGCCGCAAGCCGCAGCATTAACCCAAGTATCCAATCGTCCATATTTTGTTACGGCTTTATCTGCGATCGCCTTGACCTGCTGAAAGTCACTCACATCGGCAACAACATACACCGCCTCACCACCCAAGGCTTGAATCTCTTCAACCAAAGATTTTAATCCTGGTTCACTGCGTGCTGCAACTACTACTTTGGCATTGCGTCGGGCAAACTTCAGCGCTGTGTCCCTTCCGATACCGCTAGAAGCACCAACGATGACGACTACCTGCTGATGAATTGGTTTTAACTGCATATTAAATCATCCCTACCCTCTTCTTTTATGTAAAGTTTTATAAAGGGTAGCTGCATCCCTCGTTAGACTTATGCATGGGGTAGAGAAATTTGTGAAGCAGGGTTGGGGGGATGAGGGGGATGAGGGGGATGGGGGGGATGAGGAGATGGGGGGATGAGGGAGATAA
Above is a window of Nostoc sp. UHCC 0702 DNA encoding:
- a CDS encoding transposase encodes the protein MRFTKLNYCQYLLSSQINYTVTNLAEHLDQISHDKINRYLKNEKLTPRLLWDNVKDIVQVSDTAYLVFDDTVLDKRYATEIETSKRQYSGNQHGVIQGIGLINCIYVNHEEGKFWVVDYRIYDPDSDGKTKIDHVTEMLQNLVYHKVLPFQAVLMDSWYATNKLMLYIDGLGKYYYCPLKRNRLVDDTNCLENYKRIESLSWNEEELISGKIIKIKKFPQAKKVKLFRVTVSTDRTDFIATNDLSQDSTDVVQKVCKVRWKIEEFHRELKQLTGIESCQCRKGRIQRNHIACAILVWLRLKNLAYITGQTIYQIKHGLLSNYLVQQLKRPAVPMFIA
- a CDS encoding helix-turn-helix transcriptional regulator, producing MAEKDPQLSQRQLAFETGLDAMTINRLFTNRFNRVDSTTVEALCNYFNKDVGDLFEMRKPEDIPQGRKKRGTEETSVA